One stretch of Mustelus asterias chromosome 21, sMusAst1.hap1.1, whole genome shotgun sequence DNA includes these proteins:
- the LOC144509025 gene encoding ferritin heavy chain-like, whose product MAFQVRQNYHQECEAAINRQINMELYASYVYISMYAYFDRDDVALQNFAKFFKHQSHEEREHAEKLMKFQNQRGGRVILQDVSKPDRDEWSNGLEAMRCALHLEKTVNQSLLELHKLASDKVDAHMCDFLETHYLDEQVQAIKKLGDFITNLVRLGAPQNGMAEYLFDKHSLEESS is encoded by the exons ATGGCTTTTCAAGTCCGCCAGAACTACCACCAGGAATGCGAAGCAGCAATTAATCGCCAGATCAACATGGAGCTGTACGCTTCCTATGTCTACATCTCCATG tatGCCTACTTCGACAGAGATGATGTCGCCCTGCAGAACTTTGCCAAGTTTTTCAAACACCAATCGCACGAGGAGAGGGAACATGCAGAAAAGTTGATGAAATTCCAAAACCAGCGCGGGGGCCGTGTTATCCTGCAGGACGTCTCG AAACCTGACCGGGATGAGTGGAGTAATGGTCTTGAAGCCATGAGATGCGCCCTTCATTTGGAGAAGACTGTGAATCAGTCCCTCCTGGAGCTGCACAAACTAGCTTCCGACAAGGTCGATGCACAT ATGTGTGATTTTCTGGAAACTCACTACTTGGATGAGCAGGTTCAAGCCATCAAGAAGCTTGGCGACTTCATCACCAACCTGGTCCGTTTGGGTGCTCCCCAGAATGGCATGGCTGAATACCTGTTTGACAA